DNA from Micromonospora nigra:
CATAACTTCATGATCAACGCAGTCAGTGCCGAGGCGCAGCGTCCGGCGGGAACCCACGGGTAACCACGGCCTCCCCAGGGTCCCGACCGAGGTCTACGCTTGCCCCGTGACGGTGGAGCAGCAGGCGCGGGGCACGACGAACAGCACGGGTTCGGGTCGGCGCCGGTCCCGCAAGGACGAGATCCTGGAGATCGCGGTCGGGCTCTTCGCGGCGAAGGGCTACCACGGCGTCTCCATGGACGACATCGGCGCCGCCGCCGGGGTCACCGGTCCGGCGCTCTACCACCACTTCGCCGGCAAGGAGGCGATGCTGGTCGCCGCGCTGGTGCCGGTCAGCGAGGGGCTGCTCGCGGGCGGGCAGGAGCGGGCCGCCGGCCGCCCGGGCGACCCGCGCGGCGCACTCGAGTCGCTGATCGACTTCCATGTCGAGTTCGCCCTGGCCAATCCTGCCGTCATCGCCCTGCACCTGCACGAACTGGACCGCCTTCCCGAGGAGCCCCGTCGGCGGATCCGCCGGCTCCAGCGGCTCTACGTCGAGGAGTGGGTGACCGTACTGACCGCGCTGCACGCCGGGCTGCCCGACGGGGAGGCACGCGTGCTGGCGCACGCGGCGTTCGGCCTGATGAACTCGACGCCTTTCCTCGGCGGGGAGGTCGACCGCCATCGTCGGGCCGAGCTGCTGCGCTCCGCGACCCTGGCCGCCCTCCTGGCGCCGACCACCCCGGCCTGACCCCGCCACGCGGGAGGACCGGCAGTGGGTCGGCAACCTGGGGCCCCGCTGCGGGAGGGCCGACGAATCGGCAACCTGTGACTCGTCAGCGGGTCGGCAGTCCTGTTACTCGTGAGTAAGGGGAGGCGCGTGGTTACCTGGCAGCCGTCCCCACCCCTAGGACGCTGGGAGGAAACATGATCGAGTCGCTGCTGGTCGCCAACCGGGGCGAGATCGCCCGTCGGATCATCCGCACCGCGAGGCGGCTCGGCGTGCGCGCGATCGCGGTGCACTCGGAGGCGGACGCCGACCTGCCGTTCGTGGCCGAGGCGGACGAGGCGGTCTGCGTGGGCCCGGCGAACCCGGCACAGAGCTACCGCAACGTGGAGGGGATCCTCGCCGCCGCGAAGTCGACCGGCGCCCAGGCCATCCACCCCGGCTACGGCTTCCTGTCGGAGAACGCGGACTTCGCCCGTACCGTCGAGTCGAGCGGCCTGGTGTGGGTCGGACCCGGCGCGGACGCGATCACCGCGATGGGCGACAAGATCAACGCACGGAACCTGATGGCGGCGGCCGGGGTGCCGGTCGCGCCGGGCACCACCGAGCCGGCGGCCGACCTCGCCGCGGCGGTCGCCGCCGCCGCCGAGATCGGCTACCCGGTGATGGTGAAGGCCGCCGCGGGCGGTGGCGGCATGGGCATGGGCGTGGCCACCGACGAGGCCGCGCTGACCACCGAGTACGAGAAGGTGCGCACCTTCGCGGAGCGGATGTTCGGCGACGGCTCGGTGCTGATCGAGCGGTACTTTCCCCGGGTACGCCACGTCGAGGTGCAGATCCTCGGCCTGGCCGACGGCCGGGTGGTGGCCCTCGGCGAGCGCGAGTGCTCGGTGCAGCGGCGCAACCAGAAGCTGGTGGAGGAGTCCCCGTCCCCGGCGGTGTCGCCGGAGCTGCGGGAGCGGTTCCTGGCCGCGGCGGTGCGGGCGGGCGAGGCGGTGGGCTACCGCAACGCGGGCACGGTCGAGTGCCTGCTCGACCCCGCCACGGGCGAGTTCTTCTTCCTGGAGATGAACACCCGGCTCCAGGTGGAGCACCCGGTGACCGAGCTGGTGTACGGGGTCGACCTGGTCGAGGAGCAGTTGCGGGTGGCGGCCGGCCTCGCGCCGACCTTCGACCCGGACGCGCTCGCCCCGCGTGGGCACGCCATCGAGCTGCGGGTCAACGCCGAGGACCCGAAGCGGTTCCTGCCCGGCCCCGGCGTGATCAGGACCTGGGTGGAGCCGGCGGGCGAAGGGGTGCGGGTCGACTCGGGGTACGCGGCGGACAACACGGTGACCCCGTTCTACGACAGCCTGATGGCGAAACTGATCGTCAGTGGTGCGACCCGCGCGGAGGCGATCGAGCAGGCGAGGGCTGCGGTGGCGGGCTTCGAGATCGCCGGCCCGAAGAACAATCTGCCGTTCTTCGCCGAGCTGCTGGAGAACGCGGAGTTCCTCTCCGGCGACTACGACACGGGGATCGTCTCCCGGATGCGCTGACCGCGTCGTACGCACGGCCGACCGTCCGGTCGCGGCCCGTCGGTGGTCGCGGCGGCCGGTCGGCCTGCGGTGGCGTGATGGCCGGCGTGCCGGCGGTGCCTGCGGTGGCGTGGTGCCCACGGGGCCGTGGTGGCGGCGACTCGTGGCGCCTGCCGGGCGTGGTGGCATGCTGGGGACACATCACGCGCCATGCCGTCACAGTGAGGTGATCCCTTATGGCGGAACTGCCGGAATTCGTGTCGATCCGTGAGGTCGGGCCCCGCGACGGGCTCCAGAACGAGGAGCCCATCCCGACCGATGCGAAGGTGCGGCTGCTCGATGCCCTCTCCCGCACCGGGGTGCGGCGGATCGAGGCCGTGTCGTTCGTGCACCCGAAGGCGATCCCGCAGATGGCCGACGCCGACGAGGTGTGGCGGCGGGCCGCGAGGGTCGACGGGGTGCGCTACTCGGCGCTGGTGCCGAACACCCGGGGCGCGCAGCGGGCCCTCGCCGCCGGTTTCACCGAGATCGAGGTCGTCGTCTCGGCCAGCGACACCCACAACCGGCGCAACGTCAACCGCTCCACCGACGAGTCGCTCGACGACATCGCCGAGCTGATCGAGCTGCTGCACGGTGCCGGCGCGCGGGCCGAGGTGATCGTGGCGACGAGCTTCGGCTGCCCCTACGAGGGGGACACCGAGCCCGCGCGGGTCGCGGCCATCGTCGACCGGGTGGTCCGGGACGGCGCGGACCGTGTCGCCTTCGGCGACACCACCGGCATGGGTACGCCCCGGCGGGTCCGCGACCTGCTCACCGCCGTCCGTGACCGCAACGCCCAGGTGCCGGTGCTGATGCACTTCCACAACACCCGGGGCACCGCCCTGGCGAACATGCTGACCGCTCTGGAACTGGGCGTCACCGAGTTCGACGCCAGCGTCGGCGGCCTGGGCGGGTGCCCGTACGCGCCGGGGGCCAGCGGCAACCTGGCCACCGAGGAGGCGGTGCACATGCTGCACGACATGGGCATCGACACCGGCATCGACCTGGACGCCCTGATCGAGGTCGCGGAGCTGGCCGAGGAACTGACCGGCCGTCGCCTTCCCTCGGGGGTGCTGCGGGCCGGCCCGCGCAGCCGCCTCACCCCGCTCCCGGTCTGACCATCCGTGGCCGGTCTCCCGGTCGGGCCGGCCCTACGCCCGCCAACCTTGATCAGGCGCGACATGCGGCATGTCGCGGTATCCGCGCCGCCTGATGGCGCGACATGCCGCATGTCACGCCCCGCGCCCGCGCCCGCGCCCGGGCCCGCGCCCGCCTCGGCCCGCGCCCGGGCCCGCGCCCGCCTCGGCCCGCGCCCGGGCCCGCGCCCGCCTCGGCCCGCGCCCGGGCCCGCGCCCGCCTCGGCCCGCGCCCGGGCCCGGGCCCGGGCCCGGGCGCGCCCCGGCCCGCGGCCCATCCTTCGGGGCCAGTGGTCGGGTCGCCGGCAGGCGAGTTCGTGGGGTAGCCTAACGATCGTTCAGGTCAGGCGGCGCGCTCACGAGGCGGGTCGGCGCAGGGGCGAGGGAGTCGGCGTGACGCTCGACGGTGAGGCACTGGAGCAGCTGCGTAAGCGCGCCCGGGCCGGCGGTGCGGACAAGTACCACGCGGCGAACGCCGCCAAGGGCAAGCTGTTCGCCCGCGAGCGGGTCGCGCTGCTGGTCGACGAGGGCTCCTTCGTCGAGGACGGTCTCTACGCCAACGCGACGGCCGAGGGTCTGCCCGCCGACGGTGTGGTCACCGGCACCGCCACCATCGACGGCCGGCAGGTCTGCCTGATGGCCAACGACTCCACGGTCAAGGCCGGCAGTTGGGGCGCGCGAACCGTCGAGAAGATCATCCGGATCATCGAGCGGGCGTACGCGACCGGCGTGCCGATGGTCTACCTCGTCGACTCGGCCGGCGCCCGGATCACCGACCAGGTCGACCTCTTCCCGGGCCGGCGTGGTGCCGGAAAGATCTTCTGGAACCAGGTCCGCGCCTCCGGCTCGATCCCGCAGGTGTGCGCCCTGTTCGGGCCGAGCGCAGCCGGTGGGGCGTACATCCCGGCGTTCTGCGACGTGGTGGCCATGGTGGACGGCAACGCCAGCATGTATCTCGGCTCCGACCGGATGGTCGAGATGGTCACCGGCGAGAAGACCACGCTGGAGGCGATGGGCGGGGCGAAGGTGCACTGCGCCGAGTCCGGCGTCGGGCACTTCCTCTGCAAGACCGAGGCCGACGCGCTCGACGTGGTCAGGCGCTACCTGTCCTACCTGCCGGCGAACTGGACCCAGGCCCCGCCGGCCGCGCCGGCCGTCGAGGCGTCCGCGAAGGTCGACCTGGCAGCGCTGGTTCCGGCCAGTGAGCGGCAGGCGTTCGACATGCGCCGGTACGTCAAAGGTCTGCTCGACGACGGCAGCTTCTTCGAGATCCAGGCGCTGTGGGCCAAGGAGTTGACCATCGGCTTCGGCCGGTTGAACGGCGAGGTCGTCGGCGTGGTCGGCAACAACTCGATGTTCAAGGGCGGGGTGCTCTTCGTCGACTCGGCCGACAAGGCGACCCGGTTCGTGCAGCTCTGCGACGCGTTCAACGTGCCGCTGCTGTTCCTGTCCGACGTGCCCGGGTTCATGGTCGGCAGTGCGGTGGAGAAGCAGGGCATCATCCGGCACGGCGCCAAGATGATCACTGCGATCTCCGAGGCGACCGTACCGAAGATCTGTGTGGTGGTGCGCAAGGCGTACGGTGCGGGCCTCTACGCGATGGCCGGCCCCGGCTTCGAGCCGGACGCGACGATCGCCCTGCCGACCGCGAAGATCGCGGTGATGGGTGCGGAGGCCGCGGTCAACGCCGTCTACGCCAACAAGATCGCGGCCATCACCGACGAGGCCGAGCGGGCGGCGTTCGTCGCCGCCAAGCGCGAGGAGTACGAGCGCGACATCGACGTCGTCCGGCTGGCCAGCGAGCTGGTCGTCGACGCGATCGTGGAGCCGCACGAGCTGCGCGCCGAACTGGTCCGCCGCTTCGCCGCCGCCCGCACCAGGGACCGTCACTTCTCCCGACGCCGGCACGGCGTCACCCCGGTCTGACCCGACCGGGCGGACCGAGCCGGGCGGCCGGCACCACCCTCCGCACCGCAGGCAGCGGGACCCATCGCACATTTCGCTCCACCGGATCACCACCGAGGATCCGGCCCCGTGACAAGACCCAGACCGGCCGGCGTCACGAGCGACCGGCGGAGCCGTCGTAACAGGAGGAACCTGATGGACTTCCGGCTCACCGAGGAGCAAGAGGCGCTGCGCTCCAGCGTGCGGGACTTCGCGCGCGAGGTGGTCGCGCCGGTCATCGCCGAGCACTACGAGAAGCACACCTTCCCGTACGAGGTGATCCGGCAGATGGGCAAGATGGGCCTGTTCGGGCTCCCCTTCCCCGAGGAGCACGGCGGCATGGGCGGGGACTACTTCGCGTTGTGCCTGGCCCTGGAGGAACTGGCCCGGGTCGACTCGTCCGTGGCGATCACCCTGGAGGCGGCGGTCTCGCTCGGGGCGATGCCGATCTTCCGCTTCGGCACGGCCGAGCAGAAGGCGCAGTGGCTGCCCAGGCTGCTCAGCGGCGAGGCCCTGGCGGGCTTCGGGCTGACCGAACCGGGCACCGGGTCGGACGCCGGTGGCACGCAGACGAGGGCGGTGCTCGACGGCGACGAGTGGGTGATCAACGGCTCGAAGGCGTTCATCACCAACTCCGGCACCGACATCACGGCGTTGGTCACCGTCACCGCCGTCACCGGCACCCGGCCCGACGGGTCGAAGGAGCTGTCGACGATCATCGTGCCGAGCGGGACGCCCGGCTTCACGGTCGCCCCCGGCTACTCGAAGGTCGGCTGGACGGCCTCGGACACCCACGAGCTGACGTTCGACGACTGCCGGGTGCCGGCGGCGAACCTGCTCGGTGAGCGGGGCCGGGGTTTCGCCCAGTTCCTGCGGATTCTCGACGAGGGGCGGATCGCCATCGCCGCCCTGGCGGTCGGCCTCGCCCAGGGTTGCGTCGACGAGTCGGTGAAGTACGCGCGGGAGCGCGAGGCCTTCGGTCAGCCGATCGGCAACTACCAGGCCATCCAGTTCAAGATCGCGGACATGGAGATGAAGGCGCACACCGCCCGCCTGGCGTACTACGACGCCGCCGCCCGGATGCTGGCCGGCGAGCCGTTCAAGCGGCAGGCCGCCATCGCCAAGCTGCACGCCAGCACGATCGCCGTCGACAACGCCCGCGAGGCCACCCAGATCCACGGCGGGTACGGCTTCATGAACGAATACCCGGTGGCCCGGTTCTGGCGGGACTCGAAGATCCTGGAGATCGGCGAGGGCACCTCCGAGGTGCAGCGCATGATCATCGCCCGCGACCTGGGGATGTGACGACGGGCCGGGGCTGTCGGGTATCCGCAGGCCGGCGTCGGTAGCCCGACGCTGCGCTGAGAGGGGTCACACCTCGACCGTACGCTTCGTCCCCATGACGCCGGGCCATCATCGTCCGCAGGGTGCGCGTACTCCGTTGCCGGACCTGCTGCGCCAGCACCGACTCGCCGCCGGTCTCACCCAGGCCGAGCTGGCGGCGCAGGCGGGGGTGGGGGTCCGGACGCTCCGTGACCTGGAGCGCGGCCGGTCCGCTCGCCCGCAACGCACCACCGTGGAGCTGCTGGCCGGGGCGCTCGGCCTGGCCGGCACGGCCCGGTCGGCGTTTCTCGCCGCCGCCCGCGGGGTCGTCCCCGACACCGTCGAGCCGGCCCGGCCCACCGCGGTCGCACTGCCCGCGCCGCCGAAGCTGTTCGGCCGGGAACAGGATGTCGTCGAGCTGGTCGAGCTGCTCACCGGCGGCCCGGGTCCCCGGCTGGTCAGCCTGGTGGGACTGGCCGGGGTGGGCAAGACCGCCCTGGCCCTGTCGGTGGCCCGCGTGGTCGCCGCCCACTATCCGGGAGGTGTCGCGGGGGTGCTGGTCGGGCCCGGCTCGGACGCCACCGACGTGCTGGCCACCGCCCTGACCGTGTACGACGTGCCGAGCCTGGCCGACCTGGCCGCCCGGATCGCCGACCGGCCGGCGCTGCTGCTGGTGGACGCGGCTGAACGGGCGCCCGATCCGGTTGCCGGGGTGGTGCACCGGCTGACCGCCGTGGCACCGTCGCTGCGGGTGCTGGCCGCCGGACGTCACCCCGTCGGGCTGCCCGGCGAGCGGGTGTGGCCGGTGAGCCCGCTGGAGGTGCCGCCGCCCGACGCGCCCGTCGAGGCGCTCGCCCACTATCCGGCCATGGCGTTGTTCACCGCCCGGTTGGCCCAGGCCCGCGGCGAGCCGCCGACCGCGGCCGAGCTGCCGGCGGGGGCCGCGCTCGTCCGCCGGCTGGGCGGCCTGCCGCTGGCCATCGAGCTGATGGCGGCCCGGGGCCGTCTGCTGGATCCCACCGAACTGCTGGACCGGTACGGCGATCGCGTCCTCGACCTGACCACCGACCTGTCCGACGGTGCGGACTGGCGCGGGGACAACCGGTCGGGCACGGGCTCCGGGTGGGGCGACGACAGCAAGGCAGCGGTGGCGGGGACCCTGCGGGACGCCGTCGCGACGAGCTACCACCTGCTCACCCCGACGGAGCGGGCGGCGTTGTGCCGGTTGGCCGCTTTCGGCAACCGCTGGTCGGTGGAGTTGGCGGAGGAGATGCTCGGCGACGGCGTCGACGCGGTTCCGCTGCTGGACCGCTTCCTCGAACTGGGTCTGCTCAGCGTCCGGGGCGCGGGTCCGTTCCGGTTCCGTCTGCTCGACGCCGTGCGGGACTTCGCCATCGAACGGGCCACCGGCGAGGGTGAGCTGGCGGGGATCCGACGCCGGCACGCCCGCGTACTGGCCCGACTGGTCGCCCGGGCCCTGCCGGAACTGGCCGGGGTGGAACCGGCGGCTGCCGTGCGCCGGCTCGACGAGGTGGGTGGGGACATCAGTGCCGCCCTGGCGTACGCGGCGGCCGACGATCCGGTGACGGCGCTGCGACTGGCGTCGGGGCTGCCCCGCTGGTGGCGGCTTCGCGGGCGGGACGTGGCCGGCCGGCAGTGGCTGCTGCGGCTGCTCGCCGACCCGCGTACGGCCGACGCCGATCCGGCGGTACGGGCCTGGGCCCTGCTCGGCGTGGCCCGGCTCGCCGCCGAGCACGGTGCGGCGGCCGAGGAACTGCCGGCGGCCCGGGCGGCCGTGGTGGCCTTCGGGCAGCTCGGCGACCGCAGCGGGGAGTTGGCGGCGCGAACGACCCTCTGCGACCTGCTGGCCGCGACGGGTGCCGCCGACGCGGCGCTGGTGGAGGCCGAGGGGGTGTTGGCGCTGGCCGACCGCAATGGCCTGATCCGGGAGGGTGCGCTCGCCCGGATGCGCCTGACCTGGCACGACGTCCGGGTCGGTGACCTGCTGGCAGCCCGACGTCGGCTGGCCACGGTCGACCGGCTGGCCGCCCAGTGCGGTGACCGCCGGCTGCGGCTGCTGGCCCGGGCCGGCGTGGCGGAGGTGTTCCGCCTGGAGGGCCGGTACGCCGATGCGGTGGACGAGGGACGGCGCGTGTTGGCGGGCCTGAACTCGTTGGGTGAGCAGGGGCACCGGGTGCGGGGCACCGTGGGTCTGGCGTTGGCCCAGGACGGGCGGGCCGCCGAGGCCGCCGAGGTGCTGGCCGAGTTGCCCCGGCAGGACGCAGCCGTGGCGCTGATCGAGGGGACGTTGGCGCTGCACCGGGGGGACCGGGAGCAGGCGGCGGAGTGGTTCGCCGCCGCCGCCGACGCGGGCGCGACGGTCCGGGACCGCCGCGACGCGGTGGAGGCGTTGGTGGGACTGGCGGCCAGCACGGCCGATCCGGCGGTGCTGGATCGCCTCGACCTGGTGTGTCAGCGCGACGGCGTCCGGCTGCTGTCGCACGAGGAAGGTCTGTTGTATGCCCTGGCCGCAGCGCGCAGGGGCACCGCAGGGTTCGCGGGAGGAGGGCAGCGGGGAGGCGCGGACGATCGAGCCCCCTGGTCAACCCCTCGCTCATCGCCCGCGCCAGCACCCCCCCCGAGTGCGTACCCCGCTGCACGGAGACTAGCCAGGAACGGCCTCGTTGCCGGTCCGTTTTAATCGACTATCTCCCTTGGCTGACGGAGTTCTGCCGGTCTTTCTGCCGGTTCCGCCACCGGCCCTGTTCTGCTCGGCGGGCAGGGAGCTCAGTGGTCCGTCGGGGCGGGTCCGGTCGGTGCCGCATGGCAGGTGCTGCCGGCGGTGGCCCCGGGATGGACGGCGTCGCGGATCCGCCGCAGGCCGTCGAGCAGGGCGCGTAGCGCCGCCGGATCGAGCTGGCCGGTGAACCACTGCTCGATGAGCTCCAGGTGCCCGGGGAGGGTCTGGTCGAGCCGGTGCAGTCCGGCCTTGGTCACCACCGCGTACGAGCTGCGCCGGTCGGCGGGGCAGGCCCGGCGGGTGAGGAGCCCGTCGCGTTCCATCCGGTCGACCACCCGGGTGACCCCGCTGGTGGACAGGGAGGTCTGGGCCGCCAGATCGGTCATCCTCAGCTGGTTGCCCGGGGAGCGGGCCAGGCGGGTCAGCACCTCGAACTCGACCGTCGACAGGCCGTGCTCCTCGAGTTGGGTGGCCATCCGAGCCGACAGGCCGGCGTGCACCTCGAAGAAGAGGCCGGCGGCGGTGATCCGGGGGTCGTCGAACACGGTCTGATCCACCCGTCCATCCTAGCAGTACTTGACAGGAGGAATATTGCCGACGCTATAGTTGCTCAGTCAGTCGTTGGGTTATTAAACAACATTCCGGAGGCAGCACCATGACCAGCAACACCGAGTCGGTTACCCGCGACTGGGACGGCCTCACCATTCCCGCCGCCGGCACCTACCTGCTGGACGTCGCGCACAAGCGGGTCGGCTTCCTGGCCCGGCACATGATGGTGAGCAAGGTTCGCGGCGAGTTCGCCGACGCGACCGCGACGATCACCGTCGCCGAGGACCCGATGCAGTCGGCGGTCAGCGCCACCATCCAGGCCGCCAGCATCACCACCGCCCAGGCCGACCGCGACGCCCACCTGCGCAGCCCCGAGTTCCTGGACGTGGCGGCCTTTCCGACCCTGGAGTTCCGCAGCACCGGCGTGAAGTCCCGCGACGGCAACGAGTTCGTGCTCACGGGTGAGCTGACCATCAAGGGCGTCAGCCGTACCGTCGACCTGGAGGTCGAGTTCGAGGGCGTCGGCCGCAGCCCGTTCGGCCAGGACATCTTCGGCTTCTCCGCGAGCACCGAGATCGACCGCGAGGACTTCGGCCTCACCTGGAACGTCGCCCTGGAGACCGGCGGCGTCCTGGTCGGCAAGAAGGTGAAGATCGAGATCGAGGGTGAGGCCGTCCGTCAGGTCTGACCGCCTGCTCCCTCCCGACGGGTCCGCGCCGCACCGGCACGGGCCCGTTCCCGTCCCGGTGACCGGTCCGGCTGGCCCGGTTCCCGCACCGAGTTCCACGTCAGCGAGGCGGTCGACAAGAACCAGGCGGTGTCGACGCGTGCGAATTGTCACGACTTGTTCGTCGGCACGAGTGGTGGCGGCGGGGCCCGGCTGGGTAGGGATGCAGGTGGAGCGTCCGGTGGGCGGTCGTCGACCGGACGGTCGTCGTTCCGGTCGCTGGATCGCCGACCGGACGGTCGTCGTTCCGGTCGCTGGATCGCCGGCCGGGCCTCTGGCCCTGTCGGCTCGGCGCTCCTACCGTGGATGGTTCACAATGCGCTGCGGAACGGCACCGTTCCGTTGCGCCGCGCGCCGGGAGGACACATGGGCAGGGACGTCGAGCGGGGCGCCTTCTCCCGGGAGGACCGGGTCCGATACCGGCAGAAGGTACGGCGGTGCCTCGACGTCTTCGCGTTGATGCTCGACGACTTCGGGTTCGACGCCGACCGCCCGATGACCGGGCTGGAGATCGAGCTGAACCTGATGGACGCGGCAGCGGAGCCGGCCATGCGCAACGAGGAGATCCTCGCCGCGATCGCAGACCCGCTGTTCCAGACGGAACTGGGCCGGTTCAACCTGGAGCTGAACGCCCAACCCCGGCTGATCGAGGGCAACGGCTTCGGCGACTACGAGGGTGACCTGCGCAGCAGCCTCGCCCGTGCCGACGAGCGGGCGGCCCGGTCGGACGCCCGGATCGTGCTGGTGGGCATCCTGCCCACCCTCACCGAACGCCACCTGGTCGCCGACAACCTCTCCACCAACGAGCGGTACCGGGTGCTCAACGACCAGATCGTCGGCGCCCGCGGCGAGGACATCGAACTCGACATCCGCGGCGTCGAGCGGCTGCGGACCCACACCGACTCGATCGCGCCCGAGGCCGCCTGCACGAGCGTCCAGTTCCACCTCCAGGTCGCGCCCGACAGCTTCGCCGACTACTGGAACGCCTCGCAGGCCATCGCCGGGGTGCAGGTGGCGGTGGGCGCGAACTCGCCCTACCTCTACGGCCGCCAGCTCTGGGCGGAGACCCGGATAGCGCTGTTCGAGCAGGCCACCGACACCCGGCCGGACGAGCTGAAGGCCCAGGGCGTACGCCCCCGGGTCTGGTTCGGTGAGCGATGGATCACCTCGATCTTCGACCTGTTCGAGGAGAACGTCCGTTACTTTCCGCCGCTGCTGCCGATCTGCGAGGAGGAGGATCCGGTCGAGATCCTGCACGCCGGCGGGGTGCCCGAACTGAGCGAGCTGCGCCTGCACAACGGCACGGTCTACCGCTGGAACCGCCCGGTGTACGACATCATGAACGGCCGCCCGCACCTGCGGGTCGAGAACCGGGTGCTGCCGGCCGGGCCCACCGTGGTCGACATGCTGGCCAACGCGGCCTTCTACTTCGGCCTCGCCCGTGGCCTGGCGGAGTCCGACCGGCCCATCTGGAGCCAGCTCACCTTCAGCTCCGCCGAGGAGAACTTCCACGCGGCGGCCCGACGCGGCATGGACGCCGTGCTGCACTGGCCCCGGCTCGGCGAGGTGCCGGTCACCAAACTCGTCCTCGACGTGCTGCTGCCCACGGCGGCGGCCGGTCTCGACGGCTTCGGCGTGGCCCCGGCCGAACGTGACCGGCTGCTCGGGATCATCGAACAGCGTTGCCGGACCGGCCGCAACGGCGCGGTGTGGCAGACCGAGACGGTGTGGGCGGCCGAGCGGCACCGTGGCATGCACCGCGACGCCGCGCTGCACCACATGGTGCAGCGGTACGCCGAACACCAGCGCGGCAACGAGCCGGTGCACACCTGGCCGGTGGACTGACCCCGCCGTACGCCCCCGTCAGCGGGGCCGGCGGGACGGCCGGCCCCGGCGCGGGGCCGGGTCCGCGGTCGCGTCGTCCGGCTCCGTCGACGGCTGCCCGGCCGCCGCCGCAGGTGGCTTCCCGGCCGCCGATTCCGCGGGTGGCCTCCCGGCGTGCGGCTCCGGGTCGGCGCCGGGATCGGCGACGGCGGCGAAGGTCGAGGTGGTGATCGGCGTGTCGTCCCGCGCCGGATCCGGCGCGGGGGCCCGCTTCGCCGCACGGGTGCCGGTGGTCGGGCGGGGGGAGGTCGCGGTCGCCCGGGCCGGATGGGCGGACGGCTCCCCGGTGCGCTGACGCGGCACCGTCACCGCCCGGCCCGCGCGATCGCGCCGCTCGCCCGCCGCGCCGGTGTCGTCGGCCAGCGCCGTGCCGGCCGGGGCCGTGTTCACGTCGTCGGCCAGCGCCGAGCCGGTGTCGTCGCCCGGATCCGGCGCCCGTCGCTGCGCCCGCCGCCGGTCGGCCCGCTGCGCCAGCGCCGCGACCAGCGTGGAACCGCCGACGCCCACGATCACCGCATACGGGGCGATCAGGTGGGCCGACACCTGTTCCGGGCTGATCTCCGTCAACCTCGGCACCGCCAGGAAGTACGCGGTCGCCACGAGCAGCGGACCGGCCGCGCCGGAGGCGGTCGTGCCGACCCGCCCGGCCGGCAGCCGCGCGGCCCGGCGCGCGGCGAACACGCCGATCACCAGCGCGGACCCCAGCGAGAGGACCGCCCCGGGCCAGTAGAAGTAGTCCCGGAGCCAGAACTGCCCGCTGTCGGAACTGAACTGCCAGATCCCGAGCTGTGCGGTGGTGAGACCCCGGCCGGCCAGCACCGAGTCGGCCACGGCGACCACGGCGAGCAGCCACAGCCAGGCGGCGGTGGCCGTCACGTT
Protein-coding regions in this window:
- a CDS encoding glutamate--cysteine ligase, with the translated sequence MGRDVERGAFSREDRVRYRQKVRRCLDVFALMLDDFGFDADRPMTGLEIELNLMDAAAEPAMRNEEILAAIADPLFQTELGRFNLELNAQPRLIEGNGFGDYEGDLRSSLARADERAARSDARIVLVGILPTLTERHLVADNLSTNERYRVLNDQIVGARGEDIELDIRGVERLRTHTDSIAPEAACTSVQFHLQVAPDSFADYWNASQAIAGVQVAVGANSPYLYGRQLWAETRIALFEQATDTRPDELKAQGVRPRVWFGERWITSIFDLFEENVRYFPPLLPICEEEDPVEILHAGGVPELSELRLHNGTVYRWNRPVYDIMNGRPHLRVENRVLPAGPTVVDMLANAAFYFGLARGLAESDRPIWSQLTFSSAEENFHAAARRGMDAVLHWPRLGEVPVTKLVLDVLLPTAAAGLDGFGVAPAERDRLLGIIEQRCRTGRNGAVWQTETVWAAERHRGMHRDAALHHMVQRYAEHQRGNEPVHTWPVD